From Scomber japonicus isolate fScoJap1 chromosome 22, fScoJap1.pri, whole genome shotgun sequence, one genomic window encodes:
- the LOC128383558 gene encoding uncharacterized protein LOC128383558, translating into MGSETASNKAVVTLQPNWPLIYRGEKIMLRCEIHDRDTEWEYEWKSPHGTFPNNSENRISQASSRHSGNYSCRGNMRNAQNISTEWSANITLTVYYTPAAVLTVSPLWLSPRDSVTLSCEVEHPSVGWRFYWYKAVPKLSQNYYHELLPGSIKGTEQDSYIIHGPTHTAGYMCRAGRGDPVYYTQYSREGFVWSGDVHSALTLKVSPDRVQHFTSDSVSLSCEGNFIKWRVRSFPKDPYLIFRTDCFYWRSMTESTCNIDRLQQRHAVFWCESGSGEFSNAVNITRLDPYIILVSPVHPVTEGESVILGCKLRTGELLSNVSFYQNDKLIQNDTSRELNISAVSKSDEGFYKCKYSGNESPQSWMSVQAVPVSRNENSSSLIPLIVGPSIQRPIQSERTNQDSPAHHMVNLNETPDHVYSSLLHDVYVNSGAQSQNLKQTKRKR; encoded by the exons CTTCCAATAAGGCTGTTGTGACTCTGCAACCCAATTGGCCTCTGATATACAGAGGGGAGAAGATCATGCTTAGATGTGAGATCCACGACCGAGACACAGAGTGGGAGTATGAATGGAAGAGTCCCCATGGCACATTTCCaaataacagtgaaaacagGATTAGCCAAGCTTCTTCACGCCACAGTGGAAACTACAGCTGTAGAGGCAACATGAGAAATGcacaaaacatttcaacagaGTGGAGTGCTAACATCACATTGACAGTATATT ATACACCAGCAGCTGTCCTCACTGTGTCTCCATTATGGCTGAGTCCTAGAGACTCAGTAACTCTGAGCTGTGAGGTTGAACATCCATCTGTAGGATGGAGGTTTTACTGGTATAAGGCTGTTCCCAAGCTATCACAAAACTACTACCATGAGCTTCTACCTGGTAGCATCAAAGGGACTGAACAGGATTCCTACATCATTCATGGAccgacacacacagcaggatatATGTGTAGAGCTGGAAGAGGAGACCCAGTGTATTACACCCAATACAGCAGAGAGGGGTTTGTTTGGTCTGGAg ATGTTCATTCAGCATTGACTCTCAAAGTGAGTCCTGACAGAGTGCAGCACTTCACCTCTGATTCTgtctcactgagctgtgaagGAAACTTTATTAAGTGGAGAGTGAGGAGCTTTCCCAAGGATCCCTACTTGATATTCAGGACAGACTGTTTTTACTGGAGGTCCATGACTGAATCCACATGCAACATTGACAGATTACAGCAGAGACATGCAGTGTTCTGGTGTGAGTCTGGATCAGGAGAGTTCAGCAATGCAGTCAACATCACCAGACTGg ATCCATATATCATCCTGGTGAGCCCTGTGCATCCTGTGACTGAAGGAGAGTCTGTTATTCTTGGCTGCAAACTGAGGACAGGAGAATTACTTTCAAACGTGTCTTTCTATCAAAATGACAAACTTATCCAAAATGATACCAGCAGAGAGCTGAATATCTCTGCAGTGTCAAAGTCAGACGAAGGCTTCTACAAGTGTAAATACTCAGGAAATGAATCACCACAGAGTTGGATGTCAGTTCAGG CAGTGCCAGTGTCCAGGAATGAAAACTCTTCATCTCTTATACCATTAATTGTTGGACCG TCGATCCAAAG gCCAATCCAGTCTGAGAGAACCAATCAGGACTCTCCCGCACATCACATGGTCAACCTGAATGAAACTCCAGATCATGTAtactcctctcttctccatg ATGTTTATGTCAACTCTGGAGCACAAAGTCAGAATCTGAAACAAACCAAACGGAAACGGTGA